The following coding sequences lie in one Kwoniella dendrophila CBS 6074 chromosome 10, complete sequence genomic window:
- a CDS encoding ribose 5-phosphate isomerase, with the protein MFSDFNGICERHEVSDNLFSKISVGSSWEDNVFGQSILGMIKTQPIGVLVTKFKEDSETFSSSTQTKRIKIGTDKRRYIFTLVTQPQPPYTIVIACDDAGHDYKIQLKSILENDKRVKNLIDVGVHKDEDNGKINKIAYPHIAVDAAKKIISGEADRGLLICGTGMGVAISANKVPGIRASVAHDSFSVERLIKSNNAQILCLGQRVIGIELAKKLVGEWLGHQFDVSSASNEKVKNIHEYDGYDYEIVPGGNC; encoded by the exons ATGTTCAGTGATTTCAACGGTATATGCGAAAGACACGAGGTATCGGATAATCTATTCTCGAAGATTTCGGTCGGTAGTAGTTGGGAAGATAATGTCTTTGGTCAATCAATACTTGGGATGA TAAAAACGCAACCTATTGGAGTATTAGTAACTAAATTTaaagaagattcagaaaccttttcatcttccacaCAAACAAAA CGAATAAAAATCGGTACTGACAAAAGACGATATATTTTCACATTAGTGACacaacctcaaccaccttATACAATAGTGATAGCATGTGATGATGCAGGACATGATTataaaattcaattaaaatcTATacttgaaaatgataaaagagTTAAAAATCTTATAGATGTTGGTGTacataaagatgaagataatggtaaaataaataaaattgCTTATCCACATATTGCCGTTGATGCAGCTAAAAAAATTATAAGtggtgaagctgatagaGGATTATTGATTTGTGGAACGG GTATGGGTGTAGCAATTTCAGCCAATAAAGTACCTGGAATCAGAGCATCAGTAGCACATGATTCATTTTCAGTTGAAAGATtaattaaatcaaataatgcACAAATTTTATGTTTAGGTCAAAGAGTAATTGGTATTGAATTAGCGAAAAAATTAGTTGGTGAATGGTTAGGTCATCAATTTGATgtttcatcagcatcaaatgaaaaagttaaaaatatTCATGAATATGATGGATATGATTATGAAATTGTACCAGGTGGTAATTGTTAA